In Deinococcus sp. QL22, the following are encoded in one genomic region:
- a CDS encoding V-type ATPase subunit subunit G family protein, which translates to MDASSRVLSELASREAALDAQIEAAREEAKREVEAAEQEAARILRDAESRAQAMQAEHDGQLNTETHAIRADATAQAEGDAHTARERASLRVQQAAEHILKAVLP; encoded by the coding sequence TTGGACGCTTCAAGTCGAGTCTTGAGTGAACTGGCCAGCCGTGAGGCCGCGCTAGATGCCCAGATCGAAGCGGCCCGCGAGGAAGCGAAGCGGGAGGTCGAGGCTGCCGAGCAGGAAGCGGCCCGTATTCTCCGTGACGCAGAATCGCGTGCTCAGGCCATGCAGGCCGAACATGACGGGCAGCTGAACACCGAAACGCACGCCATTCGTGCAGACGCCACCGCGCAGGCTGAGGGCGACGCACACACGGCGCGTGAGCGGGCCAGTTTACGAGTACAGCAGGCTGCCGAACACATTCTGAAGGCGGTGTTGCCGTGA
- a CDS encoding ammonium transporter, which translates to MTNLNKTLPTLLLLGGAALAQTATPELNTGDTAWLLIASALVLLMTPGLAFFYGGLTRAQSVLNTMMMSFVAIGLVAVLWTLAGYTIAFGSGGNAFFGGFSNLGLEGLKDQLSGTIPTFVFAAFQGMFAIIALALISGAVVERMRFGAYLLFGGLWSLFIYAPLAHMVWSSDGWLFKDGALDFAGGTVVHIAAGVSALVAAFVVGPRIGYGRTAHIPHNVPFVLLGAGLLWFGWMGFNAGSALAANQTAGLAFITTLIAPAAAMLGWLVWESARNGKPTAVGAATGLVVGLVAITPACAFVTPWAAIVIGLLAATASYWAVQLKSSLKADDALDVFACHGVAGIVGALLTGALAWTTGSGKPFAEQMGTQFVAVLFTVVFTGLGTFLLLKLVSLIMPLRIPASQEITGIDISAHSEQGYSESETGLGAPVFVGGD; encoded by the coding sequence ATGACGAACCTGAACAAGACCCTGCCCACCCTGCTGCTGCTCGGCGGCGCGGCCCTCGCACAAACGGCCACCCCCGAACTGAATACGGGCGACACCGCCTGGCTGCTGATCGCCTCGGCCCTCGTGCTGCTGATGACGCCCGGACTGGCCTTCTTTTACGGCGGCCTCACCCGTGCCCAGAGCGTCCTGAACACCATGATGATGAGCTTCGTTGCCATTGGCTTGGTGGCCGTGCTGTGGACACTGGCCGGATACACCATCGCGTTTGGTTCCGGTGGCAACGCCTTCTTCGGTGGGTTTTCTAACCTTGGCTTAGAAGGCCTCAAAGACCAACTCAGCGGCACTATTCCCACCTTCGTATTCGCCGCATTTCAGGGCATGTTCGCCATTATTGCTCTGGCCCTGATTTCCGGCGCAGTCGTGGAGCGCATGCGTTTCGGTGCGTACCTGCTGTTTGGCGGCCTCTGGAGTCTGTTTATTTACGCGCCGCTGGCCCACATGGTCTGGAGCAGTGACGGCTGGCTGTTTAAAGACGGCGCACTGGACTTTGCAGGCGGCACCGTGGTTCACATCGCTGCTGGCGTGAGTGCGTTGGTCGCGGCGTTCGTGGTCGGCCCCCGCATCGGGTATGGCCGCACCGCCCACATTCCCCACAACGTGCCGTTTGTCCTGCTGGGCGCGGGCCTGCTGTGGTTCGGCTGGATGGGTTTCAATGCTGGCTCGGCCCTCGCCGCCAACCAGACCGCCGGACTCGCCTTTATTACCACCCTCATCGCTCCTGCCGCCGCCATGTTGGGCTGGCTGGTCTGGGAAAGCGCCCGCAACGGCAAGCCCACTGCCGTCGGTGCCGCCACCGGCCTGGTCGTCGGTTTGGTCGCCATCACGCCCGCCTGCGCCTTCGTCACCCCGTGGGCCGCCATCGTTATCGGGTTGCTGGCCGCCACTGCTTCTTACTGGGCCGTGCAGCTCAAGTCCAGCCTCAAGGCCGACGACGCCCTAGACGTGTTCGCCTGTCACGGCGTGGCCGGAATCGTGGGCGCACTGCTGACCGGAGCGCTGGCGTGGACAACCGGCAGCGGCAAGCCTTTTGCCGAGCAGATGGGTACCCAGTTCGTGGCCGTCTTGTTTACGGTGGTCTTTACAGGCCTCGGCACCTTCTTGCTGCTTAAGTTGGTCAGCCTGATCATGCCGCTGCGGATTCCTGCCAGCCAGGAAATTACGGGCATCGACATCAGCGCCCACAGCGAGCAGGGCTACAGCGAAAGCGAAACTGGCCTCGGCGCACCTGTCTTCGTCGGCGGCGACTGA
- a CDS encoding P-II family nitrogen regulator, whose protein sequence is MKLVTAVVRPERVQQVKEALFQAGISGITLSRVSGHGGEQEVVEHYRGTRVMVEFRDKVEFRMAVSEPFVQAAIDAICRGARTGEVGDGKIFVQTLDRVVRIRTGEEDSAALTPVTEKKLTPTF, encoded by the coding sequence ATGAAACTAGTCACGGCGGTTGTGCGCCCCGAGCGGGTGCAACAGGTCAAGGAAGCTTTATTTCAAGCTGGAATCAGCGGAATCACCCTCAGCCGGGTCAGTGGGCACGGCGGCGAGCAGGAAGTTGTAGAGCATTACCGGGGTACCCGCGTGATGGTGGAATTCCGCGACAAAGTGGAGTTCCGGATGGCTGTCTCTGAACCCTTTGTGCAGGCGGCCATAGACGCCATTTGCCGGGGTGCACGCACAGGCGAAGTGGGCGACGGCAAGATTTTTGTGCAGACCCTTGACCGGGTGGTGCGGATTCGTACGGGCGAAGAAGACAGCGCCGCCCTGACGCCCGTCACCGAAAAGAAACTGACGCCGACGTTTTAA
- a CDS encoding DUF4126 domain-containing protein has product MELLTGLLSSLGLSGAAGLNAYIPLLVVGLLSRFGVLELSQPFDLLGNVWVLVGVGVIGLLDFVGDKIPGVDHVLHLFGGVVNAAAGAILFASQAGVADVPPTLSLALGLIVAGGVQATRTVMRPVATATTGGLANPVISTAEDGASLTISVLAIFAPVLAVLGLAGVLVVAYRLWARVRGRRIL; this is encoded by the coding sequence ATGGAACTACTCACTGGACTCCTTTCTTCGCTGGGCCTCTCCGGGGCGGCGGGCCTGAATGCCTATATTCCGCTGCTGGTCGTGGGCCTGCTCTCGCGCTTTGGCGTGCTGGAACTGTCGCAGCCCTTTGATCTGTTGGGCAATGTGTGGGTGCTGGTCGGCGTGGGCGTCATCGGGTTGCTGGACTTTGTGGGCGACAAGATTCCCGGCGTAGATCACGTGCTGCACCTGTTCGGCGGCGTGGTCAATGCCGCGGCGGGGGCCATCCTGTTCGCGTCTCAGGCGGGCGTGGCCGATGTGCCCCCGACCCTGAGCCTCGCACTTGGCCTGATTGTGGCGGGCGGTGTGCAGGCCACGCGCACGGTCATGCGCCCAGTAGCCACAGCAACCACGGGCGGCCTCGCCAATCCGGTCATCAGCACCGCCGAAGATGGGGCCAGTCTGACCATCAGCGTGCTGGCGATCTTCGCCCCGGTGCTGGCGGTCTTGGGCTTGGCGGGCGTGCTGGTGGTTGCCTACCGCCTCTGGGCGCGGGTGCGGGGCCGCCGGATTTTGTAA
- the pth gene encoding aminoacyl-tRNA hydrolase, producing the protein MRLIVGLGNPGTQYARTRHNVGWLVLDELGRRWGATWRKEKDAELAEIRLGPAPGTKVLLVRPLTFMNASGKAVAPLMSFYKLEPDALLAVQDDLDSPFGLLKFRPSGRHGGQNGIRDLIRVLGTEAFPRLKIGISRPPAGWDPADWVLSRWRDEEADTLAELIRLGANAAEVWTQHGLKEGQAQYNGTDLRPKPEPIKVEPVKVNAGQVEPEKAAAVRVVSES; encoded by the coding sequence GTGCGCCTGATCGTGGGCCTCGGCAATCCCGGCACGCAGTACGCCCGCACCCGGCACAACGTGGGCTGGCTGGTGCTGGATGAACTGGGGCGGCGTTGGGGAGCCACCTGGCGCAAAGAGAAAGACGCAGAATTGGCCGAAATTCGTTTGGGGCCTGCACCCGGAACCAAAGTGCTGCTGGTGCGCCCGCTGACCTTTATGAATGCATCGGGCAAAGCTGTGGCCCCGTTGATGTCCTTTTACAAGTTGGAGCCGGATGCACTGTTGGCCGTTCAGGACGACCTCGACAGCCCGTTTGGACTTCTAAAGTTTCGCCCCAGCGGGCGGCATGGCGGCCAGAACGGGATTCGTGACCTGATCCGTGTGCTGGGCACCGAAGCCTTTCCACGCCTGAAGATCGGCATTTCGCGGCCCCCGGCTGGCTGGGATCCCGCCGACTGGGTGCTGAGCCGCTGGCGCGACGAAGAAGCCGATACGCTGGCCGAACTGATCCGACTGGGGGCCAACGCCGCCGAAGTCTGGACGCAACACGGGTTGAAAGAAGGCCAGGCGCAATACAACGGCACCGATCTGAGGCCCAAGCCAGAGCCAATCAAAGTGGAGCCGGTCAAAGTGAATGCGGGGCAGGTTGAACCGGAGAAGGCGGCAGCGGTGAGAGTGGTGTCGGAGAGTTAG
- a CDS encoding DUF427 domain-containing protein, translating into MLRSPKPVVARAGQESVWAYPRPPRLERTPKRIEIVLGGIVIADTTQAYRVLETSHPPGYYLPRATFLPGVLHEAHGASSCEWKGEAAYWTLSAGGKTVARAGWSYERPTPAFAAIAGFVAVYAGQMDECRVDGERVTPQPGGFYGGWITPDVVGPFKGGPGSMGW; encoded by the coding sequence ATGTTGCGTTCTCCGAAACCCGTTGTTGCCCGTGCAGGCCAGGAAAGCGTCTGGGCCTACCCGCGCCCGCCCCGCCTGGAGCGTACCCCCAAACGCATAGAAATCGTGTTGGGAGGCATTGTTATTGCCGACACCACCCAGGCCTACCGGGTTCTGGAAACCAGTCATCCCCCTGGCTATTACCTGCCCCGCGCCACCTTTTTGCCCGGTGTGCTGCACGAGGCGCACGGCGCAAGCTCTTGCGAATGGAAGGGCGAGGCGGCCTACTGGACGCTCTCGGCAGGCGGAAAAACAGTGGCCCGCGCAGGCTGGAGCTATGAGCGGCCCACGCCTGCTTTTGCTGCTATTGCTGGCTTTGTGGCCGTGTACGCGGGCCAAATGGACGAATGCCGCGTAGACGGCGAGCGCGTGACGCCGCAGCCGGGCGGGTTTTATGGCGGCTGGATCACGCCAGATGTGGTGGGGCCGTTTAAGGGCGGGCCGGGGTCTATGGGCTGGTAG
- a CDS encoding alpha-hydroxy acid oxidase — MTTLLGALQVLQPTLEQTVNLAEIEALGRAALDQNALEYYASGANDEVTLRENREGFRRLKLRPRMLVDVSNVDTRTTLLGLPVQMPIAVAPSAFHGLAHHDAELGTARGAAAAGTVMTLSTFSNTPIEAVAQQASTGFWFQLYLYRQREISAEVVQRAEAAGARALVLTVDAPFLGRREPNERNRFALPPHLGVPNAGTRQELAGVETGTGSQLVNYFQGLVDKTVTWNDLAWLRGVTSLPIVLKGILTAEDAQLAAQHGCHVWVSNHGGRQLDTAVSAIEALPEVVDAVAGRTEIYLDGGVTRGTDVLKALALGAQGVFLGRAALWGLAAGGEVGVARTLTLLNEELRLAMALCGKVNVGELGRDLIRT; from the coding sequence ATGACCACGCTGCTGGGTGCATTACAGGTATTACAACCGACGCTGGAACAGACCGTGAATCTGGCCGAAATAGAGGCGCTGGGCCGCGCCGCGCTGGATCAGAACGCGCTGGAATACTACGCCAGCGGCGCAAACGACGAGGTAACGCTGCGGGAAAACCGCGAAGGCTTTCGCCGCCTGAAACTTCGGCCGCGCATGTTGGTCGACGTGTCGAACGTGGACACCCGAACCACGCTGCTGGGCCTGCCCGTGCAAATGCCGATTGCTGTTGCCCCCAGCGCCTTTCATGGTCTGGCACACCATGACGCCGAACTGGGCACGGCACGCGGCGCGGCGGCGGCGGGCACGGTCATGACCCTCAGCACCTTTTCCAACACTCCGATTGAGGCGGTGGCACAGCAGGCCAGCACAGGTTTTTGGTTCCAGTTGTACCTCTACCGCCAGCGTGAAATTAGCGCTGAAGTGGTGCAGCGGGCCGAAGCTGCCGGAGCACGGGCGTTGGTGCTGACCGTAGACGCGCCGTTTTTGGGTCGCCGCGAACCCAACGAGCGGAACCGTTTTGCCCTCCCGCCCCATCTGGGCGTGCCCAACGCCGGAACACGGCAAGAATTGGCCGGAGTAGAAACAGGCACAGGGTCGCAACTGGTCAACTATTTTCAGGGACTTGTAGACAAAACCGTGACCTGGAACGACCTGGCCTGGCTGCGCGGCGTGACCTCCTTGCCGATTGTGCTGAAGGGTATTCTGACCGCCGAAGACGCTCAATTGGCCGCCCAGCACGGCTGCCATGTCTGGGTCAGCAATCACGGCGGGCGGCAACTGGATACGGCCGTCAGTGCCATAGAAGCACTTCCTGAAGTAGTGGACGCGGTGGCAGGCCGCACAGAGATTTATCTGGACGGCGGCGTGACCCGTGGAACGGATGTGCTGAAAGCATTGGCCCTCGGCGCACAGGGCGTCTTTTTGGGCCGCGCTGCGCTGTGGGGTTTGGCGGCAGGTGGGGAAGTAGGTGTGGCCCGTACCCTGACGTTGCTGAATGAGGAACTGCGACTGGCGATGGCGCTATGCGGCAAGGTGAACGTGGGGGAATTGGGACGGGATTTGATTCGGACTTAA
- a CDS encoding DNA topoisomerase IB — MPGRTELLQDEYLRREGHDPKAFAYAFPDGDPYTDPDGLARIAALAVPPAYTDVYVSPDPDAELQAFGRDAAGRLQYRYHPDFVQIGALKKWQRLTRFAGALPTLRAVTTTDLRLSGLPPRKVMALMSRVLHVARFRVGSDAYARDHKTYGLSTLRQKHVQVQGSTVTFHFRGKHGVTQHKATQDRTLAANIERLLQLPGPWLFQGVQDDTRIRIRAPALNSYLREVIGPFTAKDFRTWGGTLLAAEYLAEAGAPESERAARKTLVECVEVVAADLGNTPAVTRGSYICPVIFDRYLEGKVLDDYEPRAAKLPPELDGLTRSEVALKRLLESEKALRGRRKKVD; from the coding sequence ATGCCCGGACGCACCGAACTGCTCCAAGACGAATACCTGCGGCGCGAGGGCCACGATCCGAAAGCCTTTGCTTACGCCTTTCCTGATGGCGACCCGTATACCGACCCGGACGGCCTGGCCCGCATTGCCGCGCTGGCTGTACCGCCTGCCTATACCGATGTGTACGTATCGCCCGATCCGGACGCCGAATTGCAGGCCTTTGGCCGCGACGCTGCCGGACGGCTGCAATACCGCTATCACCCTGATTTTGTACAGATCGGGGCGCTGAAAAAATGGCAACGCCTAACCCGTTTTGCCGGAGCGCTGCCCACCCTGCGGGCCGTGACCACCACTGACCTGCGCCTCAGCGGGTTGCCGCCACGCAAGGTCATGGCCCTGATGAGCCGGGTGCTGCATGTGGCCCGTTTCCGGGTGGGCAGTGACGCCTACGCCCGCGACCACAAAACCTACGGCCTGAGTACGCTGAGGCAAAAGCATGTGCAGGTGCAGGGCAGCACCGTGACCTTTCATTTTCGCGGCAAACACGGGGTCACGCAGCACAAAGCCACCCAAGACCGCACACTGGCCGCCAACATAGAGCGCCTGCTGCAATTGCCGGGGCCGTGGCTGTTTCAGGGCGTGCAGGACGACACCCGCATCCGCATCCGCGCCCCTGCCCTCAATTCTTATTTGCGGGAAGTGATCGGTCCGTTTACCGCCAAGGACTTCCGAACGTGGGGCGGAACTCTGCTGGCCGCCGAATATCTGGCCGAAGCGGGCGCACCGGAAAGCGAACGCGCCGCCCGCAAAACCCTCGTGGAATGCGTGGAAGTTGTGGCCGCCGACTTGGGCAACACGCCCGCCGTGACGCGGGGCAGCTACATTTGCCCTGTCATTTTTGACCGCTACCTGGAGGGCAAGGTGCTGGACGACTACGAACCCCGCGCCGCCAAACTGCCCCCGGAACTGGACGGCCTGACCCGCAGCGAGGTGGCGCTGAAGCGATTGCTGGAGAGTGAAAAGGCGTTGCGTGGGCGGCGAAAGAAGGTGGATTAA
- the ung gene encoding uracil-DNA glycosylase, which yields MSDQPSLFDDAAAAPIASTAASAVTLPGDWADVLKGETSQPYFQNLMAYVARERTTATIYPPSGEMFTALKLTPYADVKVLVLGQDPYHGGTPDGQGQAHGLSFSVRPGVRPPPSLANIYKELQGDVGFQIPKHGSLTPWAAQGVLLLNAVLTVRAGEPNSHAGQGWEKFTDAIIRAVNAKPERVVFVLWGAYARKKTKLITGQQHTILESAHPSPLSVTKFMGSKPFSRANAALQEAGQTPIQWQLPMQAEAVQTEG from the coding sequence ATGAGCGACCAACCCAGCCTGTTCGACGATGCTGCCGCCGCCCCCATAGCATCAACAGCCGCATCTGCCGTGACCTTGCCCGGCGACTGGGCCGACGTGCTGAAGGGTGAGACCAGCCAACCGTATTTTCAGAATCTCATGGCGTACGTGGCCCGTGAGCGCACAACTGCCACCATTTACCCGCCGTCCGGAGAGATGTTCACGGCGCTGAAGCTCACGCCGTACGCCGATGTAAAAGTGTTGGTGTTAGGCCAGGATCCCTATCACGGCGGCACTCCAGATGGACAGGGGCAGGCGCACGGCCTGAGCTTCAGCGTGCGGCCCGGTGTGCGCCCGCCGCCCAGCCTCGCCAATATTTACAAGGAACTGCAGGGCGACGTGGGCTTTCAGATTCCCAAACATGGCTCGCTGACGCCCTGGGCCGCACAGGGCGTGCTGCTGCTAAACGCCGTGTTGACCGTGCGGGCCGGAGAACCCAACAGCCACGCCGGGCAGGGCTGGGAAAAGTTTACCGACGCAATTATCCGTGCCGTGAATGCCAAGCCGGAGCGTGTGGTGTTTGTGCTGTGGGGCGCGTATGCCCGCAAAAAGACCAAACTGATTACGGGGCAGCAGCACACCATTCTGGAGAGCGCCCACCCCAGCCCGCTCAGTGTGACCAAATTTATGGGCAGCAAGCCCTTTTCGCGGGCGAATGCGGCGCTACAAGAAGCTGGTCAGACGCCCATTCAGTGGCAATTGCCCATGCAGGCCGAAGCAGTGCAGACGGAAGGCTAA